In the genome of Ananas comosus cultivar F153 linkage group 11, ASM154086v1, whole genome shotgun sequence, one region contains:
- the LOC109717027 gene encoding uncharacterized protein LOC109717027 — translation MVEDARRWIWAWVSGWLTPTGLFVLLNLVIGTIAVTNRAHRHRDRPAAAAAEGGARPLSRTSSAFVLERLRSFGLYRFRSDDFPLDYIPSSAAEHAAEPGPDPIVENLSEAEEERHHFGRSRSESRVPASAAEVEVEGAGRMKKSASASSAFAKFEEERVARRRAAVEEEEEVNARADDFINRFRQQLQLQRLNSLLNYKEMLNRGS, via the coding sequence ATGGTGGAGGACGCGCGGCGTTGGATCTGGGCGTGGGTGAGCGGGTGGCTCACCCCGACCGGCCTCTTCGTGCTCCTCAACCTCGTGATCGGGACCATCGCCGTCACCAACCGCGCCCACCGCCACCGCGATcgccccgccgccgcggccgccgagGGGGGCGCGCGCCCCCTCTCGCGCACCTCCTCCGCCTTCGTGCTCGAGCGCCTCCGCTCCTTCGGCCTCTACCGCTTCCGCTCCGACGACTTCCCCCTCGACTACatcccctcctccgccgccgaacACGCGGCGGAGCCCGGCCCCGATCCGATCGTGGAGAACCTctcggaggcggaggaggagcgccACCACTTCGGGCGGAGCCGGTCGGAGTCGCGGGTTCCGGCCTCtgcggcggaggtggaggtggagggggCGGGGAGGATGAAGAAGTCGGCGAGCGCGAGCTCGGCGTTCGCGAAGTTCGAGGAGGAGagggtggcgcggcggcgggcggcggtggaggaggaggaggaggtgaacGCGCGGGCCGACGATTTCATCAACCGATTCaggcagcagctgcagctgcagcgGCTCAATTCCCTCTTGAACTACAAAGAGATGCTCAACCGAGGGTCATAG
- the LOC109717580 gene encoding zinc finger CCCH domain-containing protein 59 has protein sequence MASSSSSPRILLCGDVFGRLHHLFKRVHSVNQSTGPFDALLCVGQFFADSPDRPDELSDYVDGRAAVPIPTYFTGDYGVGAARVLSAAAKRFPDRGFATDGVELCPNLYWLKGSGRFSLQGLSVVYLSGKRPGEGDASGGYSEDDVDALRALAEQPGIVDLFVTNEWPSGVANGADTSEAPAGVMDPSGCDPVIAELAAEIKPRYHIAGTKGVFYGREPYSNSEAAHVTRFIGLATVGNKDKQRFIHAISPTPASSMSNAEIRARPPNTTESPYQDSAKVTHAGEAKKRTVDIVDTQYWRYDVSQKRQRQGGADGKRLCFSFTSSGNCSRGDKCNFSHDSDARVQYQRNVCFDFLNKGKCERGSDCKFGHSISEDGASFSRETRPPRRSEKTCWFCLSCPNVELHLVLSIGESYYCALAKGPLVENHVLLVPIEHCPNTLMMSSEAEAELGRYKSALNLYFKNQEKSVVYFEWVFQHSPHANLQAIPIPLSKASSVEKIFSLAAKRTGFEFVVLNPDNDSTDGRKLLRSQFDGKSSLFYVELPEGKILLHRVDDNEKFPVQFGREVLAGLLRMPDRADWRNCKVTKEDEMMMVDGFKEGFRKFDPAR, from the exons atggcttcttcttcttcttctccccgcATCCTCCTCTGCGGCGACGTCTTCGGACGCCTCCACCACCTCTTCAAACGCGTCCACTCG GTGAACCAATCGACTGGGCCCTTCGATGCCCTGCTCTGCGTGGGCCAGTTCTTCGCCGACTCCCCCGATCGCCCCGACGAGCTCTCCGATTACGTCGATGGCCGCGCCGCCGTGCCCATCCCGACCTACTTCACCGGCGACTACGGCGTCGGCGCCGCGCGCGTCCTCTCCGCTGCCGCAAAGCGCTTCCCCGACCGCGGCTTCGCGACCGATGGGGTCGAGCTGTGCCCTAATCTCTATTGGTTGAAGGGAAGCGGCAGGTTCTCCCTCCAAG GGTTGTCGGTGGTATATTTATCCGGTAAGAGGCCGGGTGAAGGGGATGCGAGTGGTGGATACAGCGAAGATGATGTAGATGCACTGCGAGCCCTGGCGGAACAGCCTGGGATAGTTGATTTGTTCGTAAC TAATGAGTGGCCTAGCGGAGTGGCAAATGGGGCCGACACTTCCGAAGCTCCAGCTGGGGTTATGGATCCTTCTGGTTGTGATCCTGTCATAGCTGAGTTGGCTGCTGAGATTAAGCCCAG ATATCATATAGCAGGTACAAAAGGTGTATTTTATGGGCGTGAACCCTATTCCAACAGTGAGGCTGCACATGTCACCCGTTTTATCGGACTTGCTACAGTTGGGAACAAAGATAAGCAG AGATTTATTCATGCGATTTCTCCTACTCCGGCATCCTCCATGTCGAACGCCGAAATTCGTGCAAGACCACCAAACACCACCGAATCACCATATCAGGATAGTGCAAAAGTTACTCATGCAGGGGAAGCTAAGAAACGCACTGTGGATATTGTTGACACACAGTATTGGCGCTATGATGTTTCACAGAAACGGCAAAGACAAGGTGGTGCAGATGGCAAAAGATTGTGTTTTAGCTTTACATCCTCAGGAAATTGTTCTCGAGGGGATAAATGTAACTTTAGCCATGATAGTGATGCCAGGGTGCAGTATCAGAGAAatgtttgttttgattttcttaATAAAGGAAAATGTGAACGGGGTTCTGACTGCAAGTTCGGTCACAGCATATCTGAGGACGGGGCTAGTTTCTCTAGGGAAACAAGACCTCCTAG GCGCTCGGAGAAAACTTGTTGGTTCTGCTTGTCATGTCCAAATGTGGAGTTGCATCTTGTGCTTAGTATTGGGGAAAGTTACTATTGTGCACTTGCCAAGGGCCCACTTGTTGAAAACCATGTATTATTGGTGCCCATTGAGCACTGTCCAAATACTCTTATGATGTCTTCAGAAGCAGAGGCAGAGCTTGGAAGGTATAAAAGTGCTCTCAATTTATATTTCAAGAACCAAGAGAAATCAGTGGTGTACTTTGAGTGGGTTTTTCAACACAGCCCTCATGCTAACCTTCAG GCTATTCCTATTCCATTGTCTAAAGCATCCAGTGTCGAGAAGATATTTAGCTTAGCTGCCAAGAGAACAGGGTTTGAATTTGTTGTGTTGAACCCAG ACAATGATTCAACTGATGGTAGAAAGCTACTGAGATCTCAGTTTGATGGTAAATCAAGTCTGTTTTATGTAGAGCTTCCTGAAGGTAAAATACTCCTACATCGTGTCGATGACAATGAGAAGTTCCCAGTCCAATTTGGCCGTGAG GTGCTTGCAGGCTTGTTAAGAATGCCAGATCGAGCTGATTGGAGGAATTGCAAGGTTACCAAGGAAGATGAAATGATGATGGTCGATGGTTTTAAGGAAGGTTTCCGTAAATTTGATCCCGCTCGATGA
- the LOC109717203 gene encoding LOB domain-containing protein 22-like, producing HPHPPPPHPHHPSSSSSSSFQTLAPSSSSSSSSRLSGGQSNSACAACKYQRRKCNPDCTLAPYFPADQQRQFLNAHRLFGVSNILKIIRGLDSRKRDEAMRTIIYQSNVRAMDSVGGCYRIVLELERQVELYTAELQLVLQQLAVCRAQAQAAAAAAPLSAELGLNVAADVDDGVVYNNNLFGNNNFVPIAPHQQQQQQQYYNYFCYDSDGENSTRFNNNVIVNFNNENNFGNIGDNVEDALVSSSINFQQEQMQKQLEEVKLEELDVKPLVDVFEAGQSFIRENEEEQLKSSASSLCRAKMAEKEDLNTMEHVQEHDLKGAASLFTLTNGSSSAIE from the exons catcctcatcctcctcccCCTCATCCCCACcacccctcctcttcctcctcctcctccttccaaACCCTAgccccctcctcttcctcctcctcctcctcacgaCTCTCCGGCGGCCAATCCAACTCCGCATGCGCCGCCTGTAAGTACCAGAGGCGCAAGTGCAACCCCGACTGCACCCTCGCCCCCTACTTCCCCGCCGACCAGCAGCGTCAGTTCCTTAATGCCCACCGTCTGTTCGGCGTCAGCAACATATTGAAAATAATACGCGGCCTCGACTCCCGGAAGCGCGACGAGGCCATGCGCACCATCATCTACCAGTCCAACGTCCGCGCGATGGACTCCGTCGGCGGGTGCTACCGCATCGTCCTGGAGCTCGAGCGGCAGGTCGAATTATACACCGCCGAGCTCCAGCTCGTCCTCCAGCAGCTCGCCGTCTGCCGTGCTCAGGCGCaggctgctgccgccgccgcgcccCTGTCGGCCGAGCTGGGTCTCAACGTCGCCGCCGACGTTGATGACGGCGTCGTCTACAATAATAATCTTTTTGGCAATAACAATTTCGTACCCATCGCGCCgcatcagcaacagcagcaacagcagtaCTATAACTATTTCTGTTACGATAGCGACGGCGAGAATAGCACTCGTTTTAATAACAACGTCATCGTCAATTTCAATAACGAAAATAACTTCGGTAACATCGGAGACAATGTGGAGGATGCATTGGTTTCGTCTAGTATAAATTTCCAGCAGGAGCAGATGCAGAAGCAGTTAGAGGAGGTGAAGTTGGAAGAATTGGATGTGAAGCCATTGGTGGATGTTTTTGAAGCAGGGCAAAGTTTTATTAGAGAGAATGAGGAGGAGCAGTTGAAGAGTTCCGCGTCTTCTCTTTGCCG TGCTAAAATGGCTGAAAAGGAGGATCTAAACACAATGGAGCATGTCCAGGAGCACGATCTGAAAGGCGCTGCCTCCTTGTTTACACTGACAAATGGTAGTAGCTCAGCTATAGAGTAA
- the LOC109717611 gene encoding WD-40 repeat-containing protein MSI4-like produces MKERGGKSGHPTVDERYTQWKSLVPVLYDWLANHNLVWPSLSCRWGPQLEQATYKNRQRLYLSEQTDGSVPNTLVIANCEVVKPRVAAAEHISQFNEEARSPFVKKFKTIIHPGEVNRIRELPQNSKIVATHTDSPDVLIWDVEAQPNRHAVLGAAESRPDLILTGHKENAEFALAMCPTEPFVLSGGKDKSVVLWSIQDHISTLAESASKSPVSPGSSGSKQVVGKSGTEKSSDTPTIGPRGVYQGHGDTVEDVQFCPSSAQEFCSVGDDSCLIFWDARVGTSPVVKVEKAHNADLHCVDWNPHDMNLILTGSADTSVRMFDRRNLTSGGVGSPIHKFEGHKAAVLCVQWSPDKATIFGSAAEDGFLNIWDHEKVGKKKERTGTRTSNTPPGLFFQHAGHRDKVVDFHWNAYDPWTIVSVSDDGESTGGGGTLQIWRMSDLIYRPEEEVLAELEKFKAHLASCTPKA; encoded by the exons ATGAAGGAGAGGGGCGGGAAATCGGGGCATCCGACGGTGGACGAGAGGTACACGCAGTGGAAGTCGCTCGTCCCCGTCCTCTACGACTGGCTCGCCAACCACAACCTCGTTTGGCCCTCCCTCTCATGCCG ATGGGGGCCGCAGCTTGAGCAGGCGACGTACAAGAATCGCCAGCGTTTGTACCTCTCGGAGCAG ACCGATGGCAGTGTTCCGAATACTCTTGTTATAGCGAATTGTGAAGTTGTGAAGCCAAGGGTTGCCGCTGCTGAGCATATCTCGCAG TTCAACGAAGAAGCACGGTCTCCTTTTGTGAAGAAGTTCAAGACTATTATACATCCTGGGGAG GTCAACAGAATCAGGGAGCTTCCTCAAAATAGCAAGATAGTGGCGACGCATACTGACAGCCCCGAT GTATTAATTTGGGATGTTGAGGCCCAACCTAATCGTCATGCTGTGCTAGGAGCTGCTGAATCTCGTCCAGATCTG ATATTGACAGGGCACAAAGAAAATGCAGAGTTTGCTCTAGCTATGTGTCCAACGGAACCTTTTGTACTCTCTGGAG GAAAGGACAAGTCAGTTGTCTTGTGGAGCATACAAGATCATATATCCACCTTGGCGGAGTCAGCTTCCAAATCTCCTGTGTCACCTGGTAGCTCAGGCAGTAAGCAGGTTGTTGGAAAATCTGGTACAGAGAAAAGCTCAGATACTCCAACCATTGGGCCTCGAGGTGTCTATCAAGGGCATGGAGATACCGTTGAAGATGTGCAATTTTGTCCATCTAG TGCACAGGAGTTCTGTAGTGTTGGCGATGATTCTTGCCTCATTTTCTGGGATGCGCGAGTTGGTACTAGTCCAGTTGTTAAG GTTGAGAAAGCTCATAATGCTGATCTTCACTGTGTTGACTGGAACCCCCATGATATGAACCTTATTTTGACTGG ATCTGCTGATACTTCTGTTCGAATGTTTGACCGCCGGAATCTAACTTCTGGAGGTGTTGGATCCCCCATTCACAAGTTCGAAGGCCACAAAGCTGCTGTTCTCTGTGTTCAG TGGTCTCCTGACAAAGCAACTATCTTTGGAAGTGCTGCGGAAGATGGTTTCCTGAATATTTGGGATCATGAGAAG GTTGGGAAGAAGAAAGAACGCACTGGAACAAGAACGTCCAATACACCCCCAGGTTTATTCTTTCAGCATGCAGGTCACAG AGATAAAGTCGTTGATTTCCATTGGAATGCATACGATCCATGGACTATTGTTAGTGTCTCTGATGATGGGGAGAGTACTGGCGGCGGTGGGACATTGCAG ATATGGCGCATGAGTGACTTGATATATAGGCCGGAAGAAGAGGTGCTTGCGGAGCTGGAGAAGTTCAAAGCTCACTTGGCTTCATGCACTCCCAAAGCCTAG